The Candidatus Methylomirabilota bacterium genome contains a region encoding:
- a CDS encoding NAD(P)-dependent oxidoreductase yields MGLSVGFIGVGNMGNPMAANVVKAGFAMTVFDTNPKAMENLIAAGARRAGSAPDVVEQSEIVLTSLPASPDVEAVYLEPGGLVDRARPGTILIDLSSVLPSTPRKIEPRAKARGVHFLEAPVSGGVSGARAATLAIMVGGDAEPLARAKPVLQAIGPNIFHVGPVGAGNTVKAINNMMACVNGVAMMEGLVLGVKAGLDPMTIYEVVKASSGGSKALERIPKALIPRDFEPGFKVALMNKDLETFTTIAKELHVPVSFANVAQRYQQAALAAGLGEQDTSVVLTIIERLAAVQVPRGAPRKGDAR; encoded by the coding sequence ATGGGCCTATCGGTAGGGTTCATCGGCGTCGGGAACATGGGGAATCCGATGGCGGCCAACGTGGTGAAGGCCGGCTTCGCGATGACGGTCTTCGACACCAACCCAAAGGCGATGGAGAACCTGATCGCGGCCGGGGCGCGGCGCGCCGGCTCGGCGCCGGACGTCGTGGAGCAGTCGGAGATCGTCCTGACCTCGCTGCCCGCGTCTCCGGACGTCGAGGCCGTCTACCTCGAGCCCGGCGGCCTGGTGGACCGCGCCCGGCCCGGGACCATCCTGATCGACCTGAGCAGCGTGCTGCCCTCGACGCCCCGGAAGATCGAGCCCCGGGCCAAGGCGCGGGGCGTCCACTTCCTCGAGGCGCCCGTCAGCGGCGGCGTGAGCGGCGCGCGCGCCGCCACGCTGGCGATCATGGTCGGTGGCGACGCGGAGCCGTTGGCGCGCGCGAAGCCCGTGCTCCAAGCCATCGGCCCGAACATCTTCCACGTCGGCCCCGTCGGCGCGGGCAACACCGTGAAGGCGATCAACAACATGATGGCCTGCGTGAACGGCGTCGCGATGATGGAGGGGCTCGTGCTCGGCGTGAAGGCGGGGCTCGACCCGATGACGATCTACGAGGTCGTCAAGGCGAGCAGCGGCGGCAGCAAGGCGCTCGAGCGCATCCCGAAGGCGCTCATCCCGCGCGACTTCGAGCCCGGCTTCAAGGTGGCCCTGATGAACAAGGACCTCGAGACGTTCACCACCATCGCGAAGGAGCTCCACGTGCCCGTCAGCTTCGCGAACGTCGCCCAGCGCTACCAGCAGGCCGCGCTGGCGGCCGGGCTCGGCGAGCAGGACACGAGCGTGGTCCTGACGATCATCGAGCGCCTGGCGGCGGTGCAGGTGCCGCGCGGCGCGCCGCGGAAGGGCGACGCGCGATGA
- a CDS encoding LLM class F420-dependent oxidoreductase: MKVGLHSVNLHGCAHPDAAARLGRAAEAAGFESLWVADHVVLPDPPVAGRPMAPDMRLLDPIVALTFLAAHTSRVRLATGVIILPQRQAVVLAKQLASLDVLSKGRVVFGLGVGWCEPEMRAVGVPFAERGRVADDYLAAMRAVWTQPKPSHRGPYVSFDGVQAMPRPVQTPIPIVVGGRTPPAYRRAVTQGHGWYGFGLDVAQTRTCVAALREAGRTHARPAELGTLEISITPPGYDVPDKATREAYAAAGVDRLILRPRPEMDAPALERFAAEAGRALGLKA; the protein is encoded by the coding sequence ATGAAAGTCGGGCTCCACTCCGTCAACCTGCACGGCTGCGCGCACCCCGACGCCGCGGCACGGCTCGGCCGGGCCGCCGAAGCCGCCGGCTTCGAGTCGCTCTGGGTCGCCGACCACGTCGTGCTGCCCGATCCGCCGGTGGCCGGGCGTCCGATGGCCCCCGACATGCGGCTGCTCGACCCGATCGTCGCGCTCACCTTCCTCGCGGCGCACACGTCGCGGGTCCGGCTCGCCACCGGCGTCATCATCCTGCCGCAGCGCCAGGCCGTCGTGCTTGCCAAACAGCTCGCCTCCCTCGACGTGCTCTCGAAGGGCCGGGTCGTCTTCGGCCTCGGCGTCGGCTGGTGCGAGCCGGAGATGCGCGCGGTCGGCGTGCCGTTCGCCGAGCGTGGTCGCGTCGCCGACGACTACCTCGCGGCCATGCGCGCGGTGTGGACGCAACCGAAGCCGTCGCATCGCGGCCCGTACGTCTCGTTCGACGGCGTCCAGGCGATGCCGCGCCCGGTGCAGACGCCGATCCCGATCGTCGTGGGCGGACGGACGCCGCCGGCGTATCGCCGCGCGGTGACGCAGGGTCACGGCTGGTACGGGTTCGGACTCGACGTGGCGCAGACGCGGACGTGCGTGGCCGCGCTGCGCGAGGCGGGGCGGACGCACGCGCGGCCGGCGGAGCTGGGCACGCTCGAGATCAGCATCACGCCGCCGGGCTACGACGTCCCGGACAAGGCGACGCGCGAGGCGTACGCCGCGGCCGGGGTCGATCGGCTCATCCTGCGGCCGCGCCCGGAGATGGACGCGCCGGCGCTCGAGCGCTTCGCCGCGGAGGCCGGCCGCGCCCTCGGCCTCAAGGCCTGA
- a CDS encoding Zn-dependent alcohol dehydrogenase, which translates to MEMMAAVFRKPHEPLTIESVEIDKPWGREVLVRTAATGVCHSDLHVVDGVGRWPLDQPIVLGHEGAGVVEAVGTDVTTVRPGDHVVACLSGFCGSCEQCLGGHPNLCTGGLVTRGKGAPPRLSQKGAPLRQFIGVSSYAERMLLHENSVVKIDGDLPLDRAALVGCGVLTGVGAALRSSGLEAGQTVAVFGCGGVGLAIVQGARIGGARQIIGVDVFDSKLEMAKRVGATHVVNSAKDDPVKAVRALTGGAGVDHAFEAVGNTTLVRQAIESLAIRGTATIVGVLPPDAKIEFPWMAIRPECRVQTSRMGSNRFRVDIPRYLEFYRQGRLLLDEMVTRRGRLDDINEAFRAMKAGEVARTVLVFD; encoded by the coding sequence ATGGAGATGATGGCCGCGGTCTTCCGGAAGCCGCACGAGCCGCTCACGATCGAATCGGTCGAGATCGACAAGCCGTGGGGCCGTGAGGTCCTCGTCCGCACCGCGGCGACGGGCGTCTGCCACAGCGACCTCCACGTCGTCGATGGCGTGGGCCGGTGGCCGCTCGATCAGCCGATCGTCCTGGGACACGAGGGCGCCGGGGTGGTCGAGGCCGTGGGCACGGACGTGACGACCGTGCGGCCCGGCGATCACGTCGTCGCGTGCCTCTCCGGCTTCTGCGGGAGCTGCGAGCAGTGCCTCGGCGGCCATCCGAATCTCTGCACGGGCGGGCTGGTCACGCGCGGGAAGGGGGCGCCGCCGCGCCTCTCGCAGAAGGGCGCGCCGCTCCGACAGTTCATCGGCGTCTCGAGCTACGCCGAGCGCATGCTGCTCCACGAGAACTCGGTCGTGAAGATCGATGGGGACCTGCCGCTCGACCGCGCCGCGCTCGTCGGCTGCGGCGTCCTCACCGGCGTGGGCGCCGCGCTCCGGAGCTCGGGGCTCGAGGCCGGGCAGACCGTCGCCGTGTTCGGCTGCGGCGGCGTGGGCCTGGCGATCGTTCAGGGCGCGCGCATCGGCGGCGCGCGGCAGATCATCGGCGTGGACGTCTTCGACTCGAAGCTCGAGATGGCGAAGCGAGTCGGCGCCACGCACGTCGTGAACAGCGCGAAGGACGATCCCGTCAAGGCGGTGCGCGCGCTCACCGGCGGCGCCGGCGTCGATCACGCCTTCGAGGCCGTCGGCAACACGACGCTGGTGCGGCAGGCGATCGAGAGCCTCGCGATCCGGGGCACCGCGACGATCGTCGGCGTCCTGCCGCCGGACGCGAAGATCGAATTCCCCTGGATGGCCATCCGGCCCGAGTGCCGGGTGCAGACGTCGCGGATGGGCTCGAACCGCTTCCGCGTCGACATCCCGCGCTACCTCGAGTTCTATCGCCAGGGGCGGCTCTTGCTCGACGAGATGGTCACCCGCCGGGGACGGCTCGACGACATCAACGAGGCCTTCCGCGCGATGAAGGCCGGGGAAGTCGCGCGCACGGTGCTCGTGTTCGACTGA
- a CDS encoding glucose 1-dehydrogenase — protein sequence MGFSPDTLRDRVALVTGAGQGIGRAIALELARVGADVVACGRRRAALETVADAVRAEGRRALAVACDVGDARQVDAAVARTLDTFGRVDLLVNNAGYRIRSRFEDLPRAEWDAMVQTNLTGVFLLSQAVGRVMIGQRAGKIVNVTSVAGRSGARGLAAYAATKAGVMVLTQSLGAEWAKHGITVNAVAPGPVETEGVLEVWKTPAMIAQAAREVPLQRLGRPEEIAWAVIFIASDQANFITGETLYVSGGPRVANRED from the coding sequence ATGGGCTTCTCCCCGGACACGCTGCGCGACCGCGTGGCGCTCGTGACCGGCGCCGGTCAGGGCATCGGGCGCGCCATCGCACTCGAGCTGGCCAGGGTCGGCGCCGACGTGGTGGCCTGCGGGCGCCGGCGCGCGGCGCTGGAGACCGTCGCCGACGCGGTGCGCGCTGAAGGACGCCGGGCGCTGGCCGTCGCCTGCGACGTCGGGGACGCGCGGCAGGTGGATGCCGCGGTCGCCCGGACACTCGACACGTTCGGCCGCGTCGATCTCCTCGTCAACAACGCGGGCTACCGGATCCGCTCGCGCTTCGAGGACCTGCCCCGGGCCGAATGGGACGCGATGGTGCAGACGAATCTCACCGGCGTCTTCCTGCTCTCCCAGGCCGTCGGTCGTGTGATGATCGGACAGCGGGCCGGCAAGATCGTCAACGTGACGTCGGTGGCGGGACGCAGCGGCGCGCGGGGGCTGGCGGCCTACGCCGCCACCAAGGCGGGCGTGATGGTGCTGACGCAGAGCCTCGGCGCGGAGTGGGCCAAGCACGGGATCACCGTCAACGCGGTGGCGCCCGGACCCGTCGAGACGGAGGGCGTGCTGGAGGTGTGGAAGACGCCCGCGATGATCGCGCAGGCGGCCCGCGAGGTGCCGCTCCAGCGCCTCGGGCGGCCGGAGGAGATCGCGTGGGCGGTGATCTTCATCGCCTCCGATCAGGCGAACTTCATAACCGGGGAGACGCTGTACGTGAGCGGCGGTCCCCGGGTGGCCAACCGCGAGGACTAG
- a CDS encoding carboxymuconolactone decarboxylase family protein: protein MARLTPITSKNQVAAKDQAIVDGIVKSRGALQGPFTMFLHCPELAGRVAHLGAFVRFEGSLDMRVRVLAAMTVARELDAVYVWGAQTGQARKLGVPEGTITAVREKHARGLPPEDAQIVEFTQQLIRQHRADAASVKALQKRFGDDGFIQLTGAIGYYSMLAMTVNACELEAGAGQEVLKV from the coding sequence ATGGCAAGGCTGACGCCCATCACGAGCAAGAACCAGGTGGCCGCGAAGGATCAGGCGATCGTGGACGGCATCGTCAAGAGCCGCGGCGCGCTCCAGGGACCGTTCACGATGTTCCTCCACTGTCCGGAGCTGGCCGGCCGAGTCGCGCATCTGGGCGCCTTCGTCCGCTTCGAGGGCTCGCTCGACATGCGCGTGCGGGTGCTCGCCGCAATGACGGTCGCGCGCGAGCTCGACGCGGTCTACGTGTGGGGCGCCCAGACAGGCCAGGCGCGGAAGCTCGGCGTGCCCGAGGGGACGATCACGGCCGTCCGCGAGAAGCACGCGCGCGGTCTCCCGCCCGAGGACGCCCAGATCGTGGAGTTCACCCAGCAGCTCATCAGACAGCACAGGGCCGACGCGGCGAGCGTGAAGGCGCTCCAGAAGCGGTTCGGGGACGACGGATTCATTCAGCTCACCGGAGCGATCGGGTACTACAGCATGCTGGCCATGACCGTCAACGCCTGCGAGCTGGAGGCGGGCGCGGGCCAGGAAGTCCTGAAGGTCTAG
- a CDS encoding CinA family nicotinamide mononucleotide deamidase-related protein: MRIEVICTGDEVLTGKIVNTNFAYIGQKLEDVGLSVRWETTVGDDRECLLQAFRLAGERADAVIVNGGLGPTVDDLSQEVAAQAAGVELVLHEDWLARMEDFFRRRSRVMPPNNRKQAMLPATAEVIDNPIGTACGFALDIGRARFFFTPGVPRELRRMLEEQVIPRLLAKSGLQTVIQLKRFHSYGLGESHVDALLKGVEELVPDGSVKLGFRAHYPQLETKLTVRGTDADDVRRKLEPVEREVRKRLGNFIMAEDDQTLEGVVLGELASRQGTLSTVETFTGGQIAARIAHLPRAERVFRRGVVARELAEVCAAVGLEGAPATGEPTRETAEAVAQAARRHTGATHALAVLIALDEGPDRIEFGGTVCLAIATEDDVASRRSRILGGREWLRLGAVELGLDCLRRYLQKLPVYERTDFEKT; encoded by the coding sequence ATGAGGATCGAGGTCATCTGCACGGGCGACGAGGTCCTGACGGGGAAGATCGTCAACACCAATTTCGCCTACATCGGCCAGAAGCTCGAGGATGTGGGGCTCTCGGTCCGGTGGGAGACGACGGTCGGCGACGATCGGGAGTGCCTGCTGCAGGCGTTCCGGCTCGCGGGGGAGCGCGCCGACGCCGTCATCGTCAACGGCGGGCTCGGCCCCACGGTGGACGATCTGTCCCAGGAGGTCGCCGCGCAGGCCGCGGGCGTCGAGCTCGTGCTCCACGAGGACTGGCTCGCACGGATGGAAGATTTTTTCCGCCGGCGGAGCCGCGTGATGCCGCCGAACAACCGGAAGCAGGCCATGCTGCCGGCCACCGCCGAGGTGATCGACAACCCGATCGGCACCGCGTGCGGCTTCGCGCTCGACATCGGCCGGGCCCGCTTCTTCTTCACGCCGGGCGTGCCGCGCGAGCTCCGCCGGATGCTCGAGGAGCAGGTCATTCCGCGGCTCCTCGCGAAGAGCGGCCTGCAGACGGTGATCCAGCTGAAGCGGTTCCACTCGTACGGGCTCGGCGAATCGCACGTGGACGCCCTGCTCAAGGGCGTGGAGGAGCTCGTCCCGGACGGGAGTGTGAAGCTCGGCTTCCGCGCCCACTACCCGCAGCTCGAGACCAAGCTCACGGTGCGCGGCACCGACGCGGACGACGTCCGGAGGAAGCTCGAGCCGGTCGAGCGGGAAGTGCGCAAGCGCCTCGGCAACTTCATCATGGCCGAGGACGATCAGACGCTCGAGGGCGTGGTCCTCGGCGAGCTCGCGAGCCGTCAGGGCACGCTCTCCACCGTGGAGACGTTCACGGGCGGCCAGATCGCCGCGCGCATCGCCCACCTGCCGCGCGCCGAGCGGGTCTTCCGCCGCGGCGTCGTGGCGCGCGAGCTCGCCGAGGTGTGCGCGGCGGTCGGTCTCGAGGGCGCTCCCGCGACGGGCGAGCCCACGCGCGAGACGGCGGAGGCCGTCGCGCAGGCGGCGCGGCGTCACACCGGCGCCACGCACGCGCTGGCGGTCCTGATCGCCCTCGACGAGGGCCCGGACCGGATCGAGTTCGGCGGGACCGTGTGCCTGGCGATCGCGACCGAGGACGACGTCGCCTCCCGGCGCAGCCGCATCCTCGGCGGCCGCGAGTGGCTGCGCCTGGGGGCGGTCGAGCTCGGCCTCGACTGCCTGCGCCGCTACCTCCAGAAACTGCCCGTGTACGAGCGCACCGACTTCGAGAAGACGTGA
- a CDS encoding amidohydrolase family protein: MLIVDAQVHLWSGGKPTNANHRQVPAFTADDLLKEMDEGGVDAAVVHPPTSWDPNANELAVEAARRNPNRLAILGNFPLDRAESRALIDTWKQRPGMLGLRFTFLQPHQKTWPTDGTMDWLWPAAERAGLPVALLAAEFMPKVAQVAERHPRLKLIIDHLGRSSPAMKDDAAWASLPEMLALAKYPNVAIKATGAPSYSSEPYPYRNIHDHLRRIHDAFGPERMFWGTDITRMPCSWRQCVTMFTEELPWLSARDKELVMGRAVCTWLGWKLPG, translated from the coding sequence GTGCTGATCGTCGACGCGCAGGTCCACCTCTGGTCGGGCGGCAAGCCGACGAACGCGAACCACCGGCAGGTGCCGGCCTTCACGGCGGACGATCTGCTGAAGGAGATGGACGAGGGGGGCGTCGATGCGGCCGTCGTCCATCCGCCGACGTCGTGGGATCCGAACGCCAACGAGCTGGCCGTCGAGGCGGCGCGCCGGAATCCGAACCGGCTCGCGATCCTCGGGAACTTCCCGCTCGACCGCGCCGAGAGCCGCGCGCTGATCGACACCTGGAAGCAGCGACCGGGGATGCTCGGCCTGCGCTTCACGTTCCTGCAGCCGCACCAGAAGACGTGGCCGACGGACGGCACGATGGACTGGCTCTGGCCCGCCGCCGAGCGCGCCGGGCTGCCGGTGGCGCTCCTCGCCGCCGAGTTCATGCCGAAGGTCGCGCAGGTCGCCGAGCGGCATCCGCGGCTCAAGCTCATCATCGATCACCTCGGGCGCTCCTCGCCGGCCATGAAGGACGACGCGGCGTGGGCGAGCCTTCCCGAGATGCTGGCGCTCGCGAAGTACCCGAACGTCGCGATCAAGGCGACCGGCGCGCCGAGCTATTCGAGCGAGCCGTATCCGTATCGCAACATCCACGATCATCTCCGCCGGATCCACGACGCGTTCGGGCCCGAGCGGATGTTCTGGGGCACCGACATCACGCGGATGCCGTGCTCGTGGCGCCAGTGCGTGACGATGTTCACTGAAGAGCTTCCGTGGTTGTCGGCCCGTGACAAAGAGCTGGTCATGGGCCGCGCCGTCTGCACGTGGCTCGGCTGGAAGCTCCCGGGTTGA
- a CDS encoding LLM class flavin-dependent oxidoreductase, with protein MKVSFGVSVSPATPLLHEKDTRRFMDLVRMADDYGAEAVGTFDTAFIGGDAYVRATLIALAAPRARVGLRPTNPLTREPQVMASFLASIDALTGGRAFMDIASGDSAVLNIGHRVASRARIEDYVTCVRGLLATGEATYQGRPQRVRWASTAVRPRVPISICAEGPKMLHLGGRIGDGVIAGTGLLPEVIRDTVQRVHAGAREAGRKPSDVDIWFTTRSSLHEDRAKAIENVKASVSSILNHSMRFGLEGKHVPDELKAKIQTYVDGYELYDHVLHEGRNPKRMQELGLTDYALERFALAGDPHDWIERIERVAEAGARKLWVGLRASDMDSQLHYMRILGEKIMAHFV; from the coding sequence ATGAAGGTCTCCTTCGGTGTGAGCGTGAGCCCGGCGACGCCGCTGCTGCACGAGAAGGACACGCGCCGGTTCATGGACCTCGTGCGGATGGCCGACGACTACGGCGCCGAGGCCGTCGGGACGTTCGACACCGCGTTCATCGGCGGCGACGCCTACGTGAGGGCGACGCTCATCGCCCTCGCGGCGCCGCGCGCCCGCGTCGGCCTCCGCCCGACGAACCCGCTGACCCGCGAGCCGCAAGTGATGGCGTCCTTCCTGGCGTCGATCGACGCGCTGACCGGGGGCCGCGCGTTCATGGACATCGCCAGCGGCGACAGCGCGGTGCTCAACATCGGCCATCGCGTCGCCTCGCGCGCCCGGATCGAGGATTACGTCACGTGCGTGCGCGGCCTGCTCGCCACGGGCGAGGCGACGTACCAGGGCCGGCCGCAGCGCGTCCGCTGGGCGTCCACCGCGGTCCGCCCGCGCGTTCCCATCTCGATCTGCGCCGAGGGACCGAAGATGCTGCACCTCGGCGGCAGAATCGGCGACGGGGTCATCGCCGGCACGGGGCTCCTCCCGGAGGTCATCCGCGACACCGTCCAGAGAGTTCATGCGGGCGCCCGCGAGGCGGGGCGGAAGCCCTCCGACGTGGACATCTGGTTCACGACCCGGTCGTCGCTCCACGAAGACCGCGCGAAGGCCATCGAGAACGTGAAGGCGTCGGTGTCGTCCATCCTGAACCACTCCATGCGGTTCGGCCTCGAGGGCAAGCATGTCCCCGACGAGTTGAAGGCGAAGATCCAGACGTACGTGGACGGCTACGAGCTCTACGATCACGTGCTCCACGAGGGTCGCAACCCCAAGCGCATGCAGGAGCTCGGATTGACCGACTACGCGCTCGAGCGCTTCGCCCTCGCCGGCGATCCGCACGACTGGATCGAGCGCATCGAGCGCGTCGCCGAGGCCGGCGCCCGAAAGCTGTGGGTGGGCCTGCGGGCGAGCGACATGGACAGCCAGCTCCACTACATGCGGATCCTCGGTGAGAAGATCATGGCCCACTTCGTATGA
- a CDS encoding aspartyl protease, whose amino-acid sequence MGLTYVEGVVTGPSGASRAVRFMVDSGAKYSLLPLADWRAIDLAPKRRMTFALADGTLIDRDVSECHIALPQGEAHTPVILGEAGDEALLGVVTLEILGFVLNPFNRTLQPARLLLA is encoded by the coding sequence GTGGGACTGACGTACGTCGAGGGCGTGGTCACCGGGCCCTCGGGCGCCTCGCGTGCGGTGCGGTTCATGGTCGACAGCGGGGCCAAGTACAGCCTGCTCCCGCTCGCCGACTGGCGGGCGATCGACCTCGCGCCGAAGCGCCGCATGACCTTCGCGCTCGCCGACGGGACGCTGATCGACCGCGACGTTTCCGAGTGTCACATCGCGCTGCCCCAGGGCGAGGCGCACACGCCCGTGATTCTCGGCGAAGCCGGTGACGAGGCGCTGCTCGGCGTCGTCACCCTCGAGATCCTGGGCTTCGTCCTGAACCCATTCAACCGGACGCTGCAGCCGGCCCGGCTCCTCCTCGCCTGA
- a CDS encoding TRAP transporter small permease — MNASDQRWRRHADALLGAAASAVLLAMMLLTVVDVVGRYVFRRPVRGAFEVTELMLVVLIFAGLPLVSFADEHAVMDFIDRVLGPRARRRLQRGVQAVSAAFMFLLAWLVWRKADRIWGYRDATDVLRIVYGPFVYFMAVTLALAGVMHAWKIVARR, encoded by the coding sequence GTGAACGCCTCCGACCAGCGGTGGAGGCGGCACGCCGACGCGCTCCTCGGCGCCGCCGCCTCCGCGGTCCTGCTGGCCATGATGCTCCTCACGGTGGTGGACGTCGTGGGGCGCTACGTCTTCCGCCGTCCGGTCCGCGGGGCCTTCGAGGTCACGGAGCTGATGCTGGTGGTCCTGATCTTCGCCGGGCTCCCCCTCGTGTCCTTCGCCGACGAGCACGCCGTCATGGACTTCATCGACCGCGTGCTCGGCCCGCGCGCCCGGCGCCGGCTCCAGCGCGGTGTGCAGGCGGTGAGCGCCGCGTTCATGTTCCTGCTCGCGTGGCTCGTCTGGCGGAAGGCCGACCGCATCTGGGGCTATCGCGACGCCACGGACGTCCTGCGCATCGTGTACGGGCCGTTCGTATACTTCATGGCGGTCACGCTCGCGCTCGCGGGCGTGATGCACGCCTGGAAGATCGTCGCGCGCCGATGA
- a CDS encoding TRAP transporter large permease, translating to MIEGLVGLTVMMLICCLRVPISFAMAIVGFVGYAYMRDWNWAVAFATVQTKLYETGRNYTLSVVPLFILMGNFVTRAGMSQELFRAAYTFIGHLRGGLAMATIWASAGFGGICGSSIATAATFAKVAYPSMKKFGYSDRLAAGVVAGGGTLGIMIPPSTIMVIYGIFTETNIGKLFAAGILPGIVGAILLCGAVQYMTWRDPRSGPPGERSTWRERLRALKDVWAVAVLFFFVMGGIYGGFFTATEGAAMGAFGAMVFALSRRALTWRTLYDALLESARTTSMLFMILIGALIFAEFVNITTMPDDLRDWVTRFNLTPTMVVAAICAIYVVLGTAMEELSMILLTIPVFFPVIVHLGFDPVWFGIIIVCVVEIGLISPPVGMNMFVLRTLIPEVSTATIFSGVLPFMWADVVRLAILVAFPWLSLWLPSMMR from the coding sequence ATGATCGAAGGCCTCGTCGGCCTCACCGTGATGATGCTGATCTGCTGTCTGCGCGTGCCCATCTCGTTCGCGATGGCGATCGTCGGCTTCGTCGGCTACGCCTACATGCGGGACTGGAACTGGGCGGTGGCCTTCGCCACCGTCCAGACCAAGCTGTACGAGACCGGACGCAACTACACGCTCTCGGTCGTGCCGCTGTTCATCCTGATGGGCAACTTCGTCACGCGCGCGGGGATGTCGCAGGAGCTGTTCCGCGCCGCCTACACGTTCATCGGCCACCTGCGCGGCGGCCTCGCCATGGCGACCATCTGGGCGTCGGCCGGCTTCGGCGGCATCTGCGGCTCGTCCATCGCGACCGCGGCCACGTTCGCGAAGGTGGCGTATCCGTCGATGAAGAAGTTCGGCTACTCCGACCGGCTCGCCGCGGGCGTGGTCGCGGGCGGCGGCACGCTCGGCATCATGATCCCGCCCTCGACGATCATGGTCATCTACGGCATCTTCACCGAGACCAACATCGGCAAGCTGTTCGCGGCCGGGATCCTGCCCGGGATCGTCGGCGCCATCCTCCTGTGCGGCGCCGTCCAGTACATGACGTGGCGCGATCCGCGCTCGGGCCCGCCGGGCGAGCGCTCGACCTGGCGCGAGCGCCTGCGCGCCCTCAAGGACGTGTGGGCGGTGGCCGTGCTCTTCTTCTTCGTCATGGGCGGCATCTACGGCGGGTTCTTCACCGCCACCGAGGGCGCGGCGATGGGCGCGTTCGGGGCCATGGTCTTCGCGCTCTCGCGCCGCGCGCTCACGTGGCGGACGCTCTACGACGCCCTGCTGGAGAGCGCGCGCACCACGTCCATGCTCTTCATGATCCTGATCGGCGCGCTGATCTTCGCGGAGTTCGTCAACATCACGACGATGCCGGACGATCTCAGGGACTGGGTCACGCGCTTCAACCTGACCCCGACCATGGTGGTGGCGGCGATCTGCGCGATCTACGTGGTGCTCGGCACGGCGATGGAAGAGCTGTCGATGATCCTCCTCACCATCCCGGTGTTCTTCCCGGTCATCGTGCACCTCGGGTTCGACCCGGTCTGGTTCGGCATCATCATCGTGTGCGTGGTCGAGATCGGCCTGATCAGCCCGCCCGTCGGCATGAACATGTTCGTACTCCGGACCCTGATCCCCGAGGTGAGCACGGCGACCATCTTCAGCGGCGTGCTGCCGTTCATGTGGGCCGACGTCGTGCGCCTGGCCATCCTGGTCGCGTTCCCCTGGCTCTCGCTGTGGCTGCCGAGCATGATGCGATGA